In one Butyrivibrio proteoclasticus B316 genomic region, the following are encoded:
- a CDS encoding carbohydrate-binding domain-containing protein — translation MKKNLLEKLNGKRNMFAAIALLTAALAVTGCSAEDVSNILNQTVTEQSDTSAVEGNGDNNNDTVNGQNAEGAVSGDNNSSESAQSGSDSSESYMANGSTTASSSSLIDTSNLFSDRDLEQEADLTDAEYITLTSGEDVTISSEGVYVISGEVTGTSIIVDADSAKVQLVLDGVTITNTTAPAIYVKAADKVFVTTTDSTNTLKVTGTFTADGTTNTDAVIYSKDDLVFNGVGTLNIESTANGISGKDDVKVTGGTYNITADEDGIEANDSLSINDGSFNITAGKDALHSENSDDLTVGYVYINGGDYTLKATDDGIQATTVLMINDGNINVNAAEALEGTYIQINGGTIDIYATDDGINASNKSTAYDVVIEINGGDISIEMASGDTDALDANGSLIINGGNIDITAQFAFDYDTTAEFNGGTITVNGEEVTEITESMPMGGGRGGMGGFGGQAPNGEMPSGEAPDGNFPGGEAPNGEMPSGGFQGGQAPSGEMPSGQAPSGNRQGGFQKGQKQNGNTSASSSNASAQ, via the coding sequence ATGAAAAAAAATCTATTAGAGAAATTAAATGGTAAAAGAAATATGTTTGCAGCTATCGCTTTATTGACAGCAGCCCTTGCGGTGACAGGGTGTTCTGCCGAAGATGTTTCAAACATACTAAATCAGACAGTTACAGAGCAGTCAGATACCAGCGCTGTTGAAGGTAACGGTGATAATAATAATGATACTGTCAATGGCCAAAATGCTGAAGGTGCTGTTTCGGGAGACAACAACAGCTCAGAATCAGCGCAATCCGGCTCAGATTCATCAGAAAGCTACATGGCAAATGGTTCTACTACTGCAAGTTCATCTTCTCTGATTGATACATCAAATCTTTTTTCAGACAGGGATCTTGAACAGGAAGCTGATCTTACAGACGCAGAATATATCACACTCACAAGTGGCGAGGATGTCACTATCAGCTCAGAAGGCGTGTATGTAATAAGCGGCGAAGTAACAGGAACTTCTATCATCGTCGATGCAGATTCAGCCAAGGTTCAGCTGGTACTTGACGGAGTTACCATTACCAACACTACAGCTCCTGCAATCTATGTAAAAGCAGCAGATAAAGTATTTGTAACTACTACTGATTCTACAAATACACTTAAAGTCACCGGAACCTTCACAGCTGATGGAACGACAAACACTGATGCTGTAATTTACTCCAAGGATGATCTTGTATTTAATGGAGTCGGAACTCTTAATATTGAGTCCACCGCAAATGGTATTTCAGGAAAAGATGATGTCAAAGTAACCGGAGGTACCTACAATATCACTGCTGATGAAGATGGTATCGAAGCTAATGATTCCCTCAGTATTAACGATGGCTCTTTTAACATAACAGCAGGAAAAGACGCACTTCACAGTGAAAACTCAGATGATCTGACTGTTGGATATGTTTATATAAATGGTGGTGATTATACTCTCAAGGCTACAGATGACGGTATTCAGGCAACAACAGTTCTCATGATAAATGATGGCAATATCAATGTTAATGCAGCCGAGGCTCTCGAAGGAACATATATCCAGATAAATGGTGGAACAATTGACATCTACGCAACAGATGATGGTATCAATGCGTCTAACAAGAGTACTGCCTACGATGTTGTTATTGAGATAAATGGTGGTGATATTTCTATCGAAATGGCAAGCGGTGACACGGATGCGCTTGATGCAAACGGCTCACTTATCATCAATGGCGGAAATATAGATATTACAGCGCAGTTTGCTTTCGATTATGACACTACAGCTGAATTTAATGGTGGCACCATCACAGTAAACGGAGAAGAAGTAACAGAGATCACAGAATCAATGCCAATGGGCGGCGGCCGTGGCGGTATGGGCGGATTTGGAGGTCAGGCCCCAAATGGAGAGATGCCTTCAGGCGAGGCTCCTGACGGTAACTTCCCAGGCGGAGAAGCACCAAATGGTGAGATGCCTTCAGGAGGTTTCCAAGGTGGCCAGGCTCCAAGCGGCGAAATGCCTTCCGGCCAGGCTCCTTCCGGCAACAGGCAGGGCGGCTTCCAAAAAGGTCAGAAGCA
- a CDS encoding class I SAM-dependent methyltransferase, whose amino-acid sequence MGIISEKITQILKEADITRAIISKPSSKSSEYRKIEILAKEKASAGNDCKTCPPDRLFQISKYTEKQVFHENVKVKELPQRVEALINELSFRQMSVWTDEHEYIFLLSKKGELSFKKRALKEDEQKHLGEKNTGHNRQKNYIISEGQQVEPLYDMGIFTKEGKVVKSMYDKFRQINRFLEILDDEIDSAKLDHLNVIDFGCGKSYLTFVVYYYLTQIKGITANIIGLDLKADVIKKCNQAARKYGYDNLHFELGDINGYNAPFDVDMVITLHACDTATDYALYNAISWNAKMIFSVPCCQHELNQKIKSDDLSILTRYGIIKERFAALATDAIRGNLLEYAGYKTQLLEFVDFAHTPKNILIRAVKRPIGPKNSRDKALAEVNKLMEEFHTDQTLYNLLVKED is encoded by the coding sequence ATGGGAATTATTAGTGAAAAGATAACACAGATATTAAAAGAAGCTGATATCACAAGAGCAATAATCAGTAAGCCTTCTTCCAAATCTTCCGAATACAGGAAAATAGAGATTTTGGCAAAAGAAAAAGCATCTGCCGGAAACGACTGCAAGACATGCCCTCCGGACAGACTTTTTCAGATTTCCAAGTATACTGAAAAGCAGGTCTTTCATGAGAATGTTAAGGTAAAAGAGCTGCCGCAAAGAGTTGAGGCTCTTATAAATGAACTTTCTTTCAGACAGATGAGTGTTTGGACAGATGAGCATGAATACATATTTCTTTTGTCTAAAAAAGGCGAACTGAGCTTTAAAAAGCGTGCACTTAAGGAAGATGAACAAAAGCACCTTGGTGAGAAAAATACAGGACATAACAGGCAAAAGAACTACATCATTAGCGAAGGACAGCAGGTTGAGCCGCTGTATGACATGGGCATCTTTACCAAGGAAGGCAAAGTCGTAAAGTCCATGTATGACAAGTTCAGACAGATTAACAGATTTCTTGAGATACTTGATGATGAGATCGATTCTGCCAAATTAGATCATTTGAATGTTATAGATTTTGGATGTGGCAAGAGCTATCTGACCTTTGTCGTTTATTATTATCTGACTCAAATAAAGGGAATTACCGCAAACATCATTGGTCTTGACCTTAAGGCTGATGTTATCAAAAAGTGCAATCAGGCGGCCAGAAAATATGGATACGACAATCTTCATTTTGAGCTGGGCGATATAAACGGCTATAATGCGCCATTTGATGTTGATATGGTGATCACGCTTCACGCCTGCGATACGGCTACTGACTATGCCTTGTATAATGCAATTTCGTGGAACGCCAAAATGATCTTTTCAGTACCTTGCTGTCAGCACGAGCTCAATCAGAAGATCAAGTCTGATGACCTGTCTATTCTTACCAGATATGGTATTATAAAAGAGCGTTTTGCAGCGCTTGCAACAGACGCTATCAGAGGAAATCTTCTGGAATATGCAGGGTATAAAACACAGCTTCTTGAATTCGTTGATTTTGCGCATACGCCCAAGAATATACTGATAAGAGCTGTGAAAAGACCTATCGGCCCCAAGAACAGCAGAGACAAGGCACTTGCAGAAGTTAATAAGCTTATGGAGGAATTCCATACAGACCAGACACTATACAATCTTTTGGTAAAAGAAGACTAA
- a CDS encoding aldo/keto reductase: protein MKNITLGRTGICVPQNGFGALPIQRVTLEEAVKILRKAYDGGMRFFDTARAYSDSEEKLGAAFGDGYVRREDIIITTKTAAKTPEDFWKDLETSLSKLKTTYIDVYQFHLMGQCWKPGDGSGMYECMLEAKAQGKIKHIGGTAHKIGVAKELAESGLYETVQYPISYLATDKEIELIHLCNKNNVGFICMKGLAGGLITNSKAAMAFASQFDGTVPIWGIQRESELDEWLAFMDETPSMNDEIKAFIDSERKELMGDFCRGCGYCMPCTVGIQINQCNRMSLMLRRAPSDSWLSEYWQAEMGKIDECIGCGVCLSKCPYELEIPTLLRKNLEDYREVLAGNRKVK, encoded by the coding sequence ATGAAGAATATTACACTTGGACGCACCGGCATATGCGTCCCTCAGAACGGCTTTGGCGCTCTTCCGATTCAGAGAGTTACGCTGGAAGAAGCAGTGAAGATTCTTCGCAAAGCCTATGATGGCGGAATGAGATTTTTTGACACAGCAAGAGCTTATTCAGACAGCGAGGAGAAGCTTGGAGCGGCCTTTGGCGATGGCTATGTTCGTAGAGAAGACATAATCATCACTACCAAGACAGCAGCCAAGACTCCTGAAGATTTCTGGAAAGATTTGGAAACTTCTCTTTCCAAGCTCAAAACTACTTATATTGATGTCTATCAGTTCCATCTTATGGGGCAGTGCTGGAAACCGGGCGATGGAAGCGGCATGTATGAATGTATGCTTGAAGCCAAGGCTCAGGGCAAGATCAAGCATATCGGAGGAACTGCCCACAAAATTGGCGTAGCCAAAGAACTTGCAGAATCTGGCCTTTATGAGACTGTTCAGTATCCTATAAGCTACCTTGCTACAGACAAGGAGATTGAACTGATCCACCTCTGTAACAAGAATAATGTAGGATTTATCTGCATGAAGGGACTTGCCGGAGGTCTTATCACAAACTCCAAGGCAGCTATGGCCTTTGCCAGTCAGTTTGACGGAACTGTTCCTATATGGGGAATTCAGAGAGAGTCTGAACTTGATGAATGGCTTGCTTTCATGGATGAGACACCTTCCATGAATGATGAGATCAAGGCCTTTATAGATAGCGAGAGAAAAGAGCTTATGGGTGATTTCTGTCGCGGCTGCGGATATTGCATGCCTTGTACTGTGGGCATACAGATCAATCAGTGCAACCGTATGTCTCTTATGCTCAGACGTGCGCCGTCAGATTCATGGCTTTCAGAATACTGGCAGGCTGAAATGGGCAAGATTGATGAGTGCATTGGCTGCGGTGTGTGCCTTTCAAAGTGCCCATACGAGCTGGAGATACCAACTCTTTTACGCAAGAATCTTGAAGACTATAGAGAAGTCCTTGCTGGAAATCGTAAGGTGAAGTAA